A stretch of DNA from Nitrospirota bacterium:
TTTCCTTGTTGATACACTTTATAATATCAAACCATGGCTCATAAGCCTTTTTTACCTCATCCGCCTGTTCATCCAGGATGCCGGAAAGTATGACTGTACCTCCCTTATGTACCATACCCGCAAATGTGTGCGCAAGTGTTATCAGCGGGGTTGCAAGGATATTCGCAATTATTAAATCTACCTTTAATCCGTTTATTGATTCCGGTGTTGTCGTAACTATTCGTGGGCCGCACATATTCTTCTTTATGTTTTCTCCTGTTACAATAATGGCCTGCGGGTCATTATCCACTGCCCATACCCTCCCTGCACCCGATTTTTCCATTGCAATCGCAAGTATCCCTGAACCACAGCCGTAATCAATAACATCCAGCCCAAGAACATTTGCCCCGGCTATCCATTCAAGACATAATGCCGTTGTAGGATGTGTTCCAGTACCAAATGCCTGACAGGGATTGATTAATATGTTGATAGCAGAAGGCTCAGGAGGGGTATACCATTCAGGAACAATCCACATTCTATCTCCAACCTTAATGG
This window harbors:
- the prmA gene encoding 50S ribosomal protein L11 methyltransferase, translating into MRWFQVSINSQRDNLNLIENTLTEAGALSVSISNADNQTMLFQSSNEDIIWEHVRITGLFDENTDIESVKDFIYSVIDINSIPDLHIEQIEDRDWTTTWMENFKPIKVGDRMWIVPEWYTPPEPSAINILINPCQAFGTGTHPTTALCLEWIAGANVLGLDVIDYGCGSGILAIAMEKSGAGRVWAVDNDPQAIIVTGENIKKNMCGPRIVTTTPESINGLKVDLIIANILATPLITLAHTFAGMVHKGGTVILSGILDEQADEVKKAYEPWFDIIKCINKESWMLIEGRLR